One Olsenella sp. oral taxon 807 DNA segment encodes these proteins:
- a CDS encoding tubulin-like doman-containing protein: protein MSGQDSGNNVGKVVDGNSDEVVDGGQRFIQDDSAVLAIGLGGTGVDCLRTLKKRVYERLQSDNPGEVVPSYEHIKFLAVDSDADGMGKAADSSVYAPYKLNMDTEFFDVSCADNLSEIFGKNRVNLAKDPAYREWLQFDDINKVGTATDGAGGVRQIGRYLLVRRASEFVSTVRDMVTEAMEDANGNKRKVYVHVFSGLSGGTGSGTFLDACYLVREALRRAGANGNSVMGYLFLPDVNLADKAIPTNVRTYIEHNGYAAMQELDYCMGFGRNGDVWHQTYPRVGDVRWETPPVDLCHLVAGKTSKGVPLPKMYKHAMSVVADYVMDFLAKPAQVAFSLKSHLSNVQTIRDAERNEQDAGACYDYLVLGASCAVVPYGRIMTYLVSGFFQRLEGLGMRGRVPTQQEVERFQEGVGLTHDALLRELQRGVGVDPDYYGARPADAQKKSPNVEDHYMKLEAAAKGALAQNLSDLSRDVPGHVRSGLPTDGRAQAVMAKVVNAVLDAMVDPERGPWYASALLRSAKVTDLLAAARGIEAKAERERVQEEAQDEEGMPILDDFVRARDEFFNCSFRLKKRYDAFVEKTCELTRCRIRRDSYEALENLAGSLAAQIKRLADELTGPFEDAMGELIDIFDESWSYLKHFADGASTYEQPVVTMSQIAPVLDGELESCDVGKVTQELLDTLLDKRGRAALGPGGDRSILIYRVSDYFAETFKDWSQRSLTKYLEDKYGIHNNPKLLAKQVQDDLLKNMDKRAEVLFDTDGRYDLPDDGSALCYVTVPQTSPVVVNAADGFVKARGTGFKKRETSAADRVSFLRLKIGVPLWGYGALARCEAGYQPAPGRHLYERAVYVDGVSDSAEVEASRDWGNLPSPVPLSLSNSDIWVEKLNEALAADVIVPHKKGYYIRTLTDEFMGGIRTKHDAAKGLPIVDRLKVQNELQAMDSNRVYDPNVHLLSDMMRPQNIKAERTICADLLAKAPVLVEIVREELEKCREIAGYIEDLQPKVDHDLESFRNALFTGVIEFSNPVVQYVSGGLNGPIVLSDRTFGHGTIPLYQALLSFKDKSVLVPAMRKAIEAQTQSILTANQIPASVQGACDAVQRELDRGPNLIAIATAMFPREVGEVTNLLTDLTKQLTTFRLAYLIPGAKPNTN, encoded by the coding sequence ATGAGTGGGCAGGATTCTGGAAACAACGTCGGTAAAGTTGTTGATGGTAACAGCGATGAAGTTGTTGATGGGGGACAACGGTTCATCCAAGATGACTCTGCCGTTCTCGCCATCGGCCTTGGGGGTACGGGGGTGGACTGCCTGCGAACCCTTAAGAAGAGGGTTTATGAGCGCTTACAGTCGGACAATCCCGGCGAAGTGGTACCCAGCTACGAGCACATTAAGTTCCTGGCAGTGGACTCGGACGCTGATGGCATGGGGAAGGCGGCAGATTCGTCTGTGTATGCTCCCTACAAGCTTAATATGGACACGGAGTTCTTTGATGTCTCTTGCGCGGACAATCTCTCAGAGATATTTGGGAAAAATCGAGTCAATCTAGCGAAGGACCCCGCGTACCGTGAGTGGCTCCAGTTCGATGACATCAATAAGGTGGGCACGGCCACCGATGGTGCGGGTGGCGTCCGCCAGATAGGTCGCTACCTGCTGGTGAGAAGGGCCTCCGAGTTCGTGTCGACAGTTCGTGACATGGTCACCGAGGCGATGGAGGATGCGAACGGCAACAAACGCAAGGTGTACGTGCACGTCTTCTCCGGTCTAAGTGGCGGTACGGGCTCCGGGACCTTCCTCGACGCGTGCTACCTCGTCCGGGAGGCATTGAGAAGGGCGGGCGCTAATGGCAACAGTGTCATGGGCTACCTCTTCCTGCCCGACGTGAACCTCGCCGACAAAGCTATCCCCACTAACGTGAGGACGTACATAGAGCACAACGGCTACGCTGCGATGCAGGAGCTGGACTACTGCATGGGCTTCGGGAGAAACGGTGACGTCTGGCACCAGACCTACCCCCGCGTGGGAGATGTCCGCTGGGAGACGCCGCCCGTGGACCTCTGTCACCTCGTGGCCGGGAAGACGTCGAAGGGTGTGCCCCTTCCCAAGATGTACAAGCATGCGATGAGTGTCGTGGCGGACTACGTGATGGACTTCCTTGCCAAGCCTGCACAAGTTGCGTTCAGTCTTAAATCTCATCTCAGTAATGTGCAAACCATCAGGGATGCGGAGAGGAACGAGCAGGACGCCGGCGCCTGCTACGACTATCTCGTCCTCGGGGCCTCGTGCGCCGTCGTGCCGTACGGCAGGATCATGACCTACCTCGTCTCGGGCTTCTTCCAGAGGCTCGAGGGGCTCGGCATGCGCGGCAGGGTCCCGACGCAGCAGGAGGTGGAGCGGTTCCAGGAGGGCGTTGGCCTCACGCACGACGCCCTGCTGCGGGAGCTGCAGAGGGGCGTCGGGGTCGACCCCGACTACTACGGCGCGAGGCCGGCCGACGCGCAGAAGAAGAGCCCGAACGTGGAGGATCACTACATGAAGCTCGAGGCCGCCGCGAAAGGTGCCCTCGCCCAGAACCTCTCTGACCTCTCGAGGGATGTCCCGGGCCACGTCCGGAGCGGGCTGCCCACCGACGGCAGGGCCCAGGCCGTGATGGCCAAGGTGGTGAACGCCGTCCTCGACGCCATGGTTGACCCCGAGCGCGGCCCCTGGTACGCCTCCGCGCTCTTGAGATCCGCCAAGGTCACCGACCTGCTCGCGGCGGCCCGGGGCATCGAGGCTAAAGCGGAGAGGGAGCGTGTGCAGGAGGAGGCCCAGGATGAGGAGGGAATGCCCATCTTGGACGACTTCGTCAGGGCGCGAGATGAGTTCTTTAACTGCTCGTTCCGACTGAAGAAGAGGTACGACGCCTTCGTCGAAAAGACCTGCGAGCTGACCCGCTGCCGCATCAGGAGGGACTCGTACGAGGCGCTCGAGAACCTCGCAGGTAGCTTGGCCGCGCAGATCAAGCGCCTCGCGGACGAGCTCACCGGCCCCTTCGAGGATGCCATGGGGGAGCTCATCGATATCTTCGACGAGAGCTGGTCTTACCTCAAACACTTTGCGGACGGCGCGAGCACCTACGAGCAGCCCGTCGTCACGATGAGTCAGATCGCCCCCGTGCTCGACGGGGAGCTAGAGAGTTGCGACGTTGGCAAGGTTACCCAAGAACTGCTCGACACATTGCTGGACAAGAGGGGCAGGGCTGCTTTGGGGCCGGGCGGCGACAGATCCATCCTGATATACCGGGTCTCAGACTACTTCGCGGAGACGTTCAAGGACTGGTCCCAGAGGTCGCTGACAAAGTACCTTGAGGACAAATACGGCATACACAACAACCCGAAGCTGCTCGCCAAGCAGGTGCAGGACGACCTCCTGAAGAATATGGACAAGCGAGCCGAGGTACTCTTCGACACCGACGGGAGGTACGACCTGCCGGACGATGGCTCCGCCCTCTGCTACGTCACGGTGCCGCAGACCTCCCCCGTGGTCGTGAATGCGGCCGATGGCTTTGTGAAGGCAAGGGGCACCGGATTCAAGAAGCGCGAGACCTCCGCGGCCGACCGCGTGAGCTTCCTTCGGCTCAAGATCGGCGTCCCCCTGTGGGGCTATGGTGCCCTCGCGCGCTGCGAGGCCGGCTACCAGCCCGCGCCCGGCAGGCACCTCTACGAGAGGGCGGTGTACGTGGATGGCGTCTCGGACTCCGCAGAGGTCGAGGCGTCCCGCGACTGGGGGAATCTGCCCTCGCCCGTTCCGCTGAGTCTCTCGAATTCTGACATATGGGTGGAAAAGCTTAACGAGGCGCTCGCCGCTGACGTGATTGTCCCTCACAAAAAGGGCTACTACATCCGAACTTTGACCGATGAGTTCATGGGGGGCATCCGCACAAAGCATGATGCGGCGAAGGGACTGCCAATCGTCGACAGGCTCAAGGTGCAGAACGAGCTACAGGCCATGGACTCCAATCGTGTGTACGATCCCAATGTGCATCTCCTTTCCGACATGATGAGACCCCAGAACATCAAGGCCGAGAGGACGATCTGCGCCGACCTCCTGGCCAAGGCCCCGGTGCTCGTCGAGATCGTGCGGGAGGAGCTCGAGAAGTGTCGCGAGATAGCGGGCTACATCGAGGATCTCCAGCCAAAGGTGGACCATGACCTCGAGAGCTTCCGCAATGCCCTGTTCACCGGGGTCATCGAGTTCTCCAATCCCGTCGTCCAGTACGTGAGCGGTGGGCTCAATGGACCGATTGTCCTTTCAGATAGGACATTCGGCCATGGAACCATCCCGCTCTACCAGGCATTACTGAGCTTCAAGGACAAGTCGGTGCTTGTGCCAGCCATGCGCAAAGCGATCGAGGCGCAGACGCAGAGCATCCTGACAGCCAACCAGATCCCTGCCAGTGTCCAGGGGGCCTGCGACGCCGTGCAGAGGGAGCTCGATCGCGGTCCTAATCTCATCGCAATTGCGACGGCAATGTTCCCTCGTGAGGTTGGTGAGGTGACGAATTTGCTCACTGATCTCACAAAACAGTTAACTACCTTTAGGTTGGCGTATCTGATTCCCGGTGCAAAACCAAATACAAACTAA
- a CDS encoding AAA family ATPase, giving the protein MSSKHETRDLLVRYAKARIPLITIKTDERRRAIEILTEVAEELGVKVYCHTKSKGIYDVTSMQTVCDGESVYEAFDFMREQMKKRSQLTFALSETGDISTETGDAQDLYDLVQSAVDASTTIIVITNKDVWGQLQQTGLVVVLDRPNEEEAYAVIRGLIDQYRGSIPIEWTDEEVREAASALAGVSQIEIENTIASLIANGHIGEDDLVEIRGSKDKLFSNISGLEKIQTSKSDAEVGGLAALQEWCKEKKELLTPEKRDALLKMGLKPPRGILLVGVPGCGKSLSAKSIASSWKLPLYRLDFATVQGSYVGQTERQLKEAFTMAEAVSPCVLWIDEIEKGLSGATASAGDGGVSTRMVGQFLFWLQECMKMVFVIATANNVSQLPPELLRRGRFDEIFFVDLPTTEERQSIMSLYMKKYLSLNFAGPLADELVELTEGFSGADLESTIRDLAYRKVANPQLSITADIIRKAFNNVVPLSQTSPEQIESIQNWGRERAVPASGKPIGSHPLQRSEGPRVREVLI; this is encoded by the coding sequence ATGAGCAGCAAGCATGAGACGAGGGACTTGTTGGTGCGCTATGCGAAGGCCCGCATCCCTCTCATAACCATCAAGACGGATGAGAGAAGGCGGGCTATCGAGATCTTGACCGAGGTCGCCGAAGAGCTTGGGGTCAAGGTATATTGCCACACCAAGTCAAAGGGGATCTATGACGTCACATCCATGCAGACCGTCTGCGATGGGGAAAGTGTCTACGAGGCCTTTGATTTCATGCGTGAGCAGATGAAGAAGCGTAGCCAACTTACCTTCGCGTTGTCAGAGACGGGGGACATCTCCACCGAGACGGGAGATGCCCAGGATCTCTACGACCTCGTGCAGTCAGCAGTTGATGCCTCAACCACCATCATTGTGATCACCAACAAGGACGTGTGGGGGCAACTCCAGCAGACGGGGCTCGTAGTCGTTCTGGACCGTCCCAACGAGGAGGAGGCCTATGCTGTCATCAGGGGTCTGATCGATCAATACCGGGGTAGCATCCCCATTGAGTGGACGGATGAGGAGGTTCGTGAGGCCGCCAGCGCATTGGCCGGGGTCTCCCAGATCGAGATCGAGAATACAATCGCCTCCCTTATCGCGAACGGGCACATTGGTGAGGATGATCTCGTCGAGATCCGCGGCTCAAAAGACAAGCTCTTCTCGAACATCAGTGGACTTGAGAAGATACAGACCAGTAAATCCGATGCAGAGGTCGGTGGCCTTGCAGCCTTGCAGGAATGGTGCAAGGAAAAGAAGGAACTGCTTACCCCCGAGAAGCGCGACGCCCTTCTCAAGATGGGGTTGAAGCCTCCCCGCGGGATTTTGCTTGTTGGCGTCCCGGGTTGTGGTAAGTCCCTCTCAGCGAAGTCAATTGCGTCAAGTTGGAAGTTGCCCCTCTATCGCCTTGACTTCGCAACCGTTCAGGGTTCCTATGTTGGCCAAACCGAGAGGCAGCTCAAGGAAGCCTTTACTATGGCGGAAGCCGTCTCACCCTGCGTTCTCTGGATCGATGAGATCGAGAAGGGGTTGTCTGGTGCCACCGCGTCAGCCGGCGATGGCGGCGTGTCCACTAGGATGGTCGGCCAGTTCCTGTTTTGGCTCCAGGAGTGCATGAAGATGGTGTTCGTCATTGCCACCGCGAACAACGTCTCACAGCTACCGCCCGAGTTACTCAGGCGCGGGAGATTCGATGAGATATTCTTCGTCGATCTACCCACCACCGAAGAACGTCAGTCCATCATGTCACTCTATATGAAAAAGTACCTGAGTCTTAATTTCGCAGGACCCCTTGCCGATGAGCTGGTGGAGCTTACGGAGGGATTCAGCGGGGCGGATCTTGAGTCAACAATTCGAGATCTGGCATATCGGAAGGTCGCGAATCCCCAGCTTTCCATTACTGCGGATATTATTAGAAAAGCATTCAACAATGTTGTTCCCCTGTCGCAAACCAGTCCCGAGCAAATCGAGTCGATTCAAAATTGGGGGCGTGAACGTGCCGTCCCTGCCTCGGGCAAGCCAATCGGATCACATCCTCTCCAAAGGTCTGAGGGGCCGCGCGTTCGAGAAGTCCTCATATGA
- a CDS encoding LytTR family DNA-binding domain-containing protein encodes MDLHIAVFDADANQSQNLVGLIGKLGLTWYGSPGHLVPTVVERSAYPDQGIDDLDVFVLSGVDSLVSHVPDVLFIASKLGGVDDAIRVVSGFLSDRHTTQIIFIVPSDVSVAHGHTVQHVGFLVCPISLDKLELALNRAVLTLFLERCQLGFDCPLCLRGTKATFYVLVSDIRYVESRGRTLHIHLRPHSKAMKKDDVSDGMASASGILDEVIPVTMSLKKFQTFVPDTFIRCHNSFLVNLSCVFRLSRDTITLRDGTCIPVSERKRQHVQQQLCRYGRVVA; translated from the coding sequence ATGGACCTTCATATTGCCGTGTTTGATGCGGACGCGAACCAGTCACAGAACTTGGTGGGCCTGATAGGGAAGCTCGGCCTCACGTGGTACGGCTCCCCAGGCCATCTGGTGCCGACGGTCGTCGAGCGCAGCGCGTATCCTGATCAAGGCATTGACGACCTGGACGTCTTCGTGCTGAGTGGCGTGGACTCGCTTGTGAGCCATGTTCCGGATGTGCTCTTCATTGCCAGCAAGCTTGGCGGAGTGGACGATGCCATCCGAGTGGTGAGCGGCTTCCTCTCCGATAGGCATACGACCCAAATCATATTCATAGTACCCTCGGACGTGTCTGTGGCGCACGGCCACACGGTGCAGCATGTGGGGTTTTTGGTGTGTCCCATCTCCCTCGACAAGCTCGAGCTTGCCCTGAATAGGGCCGTTCTCACCCTGTTTCTCGAGCGATGTCAGCTAGGCTTCGATTGTCCCCTCTGCCTGCGTGGCACCAAGGCGACGTTCTATGTTCTCGTAAGTGACATTCGCTATGTCGAGAGTCGTGGGCGGACGCTGCACATTCATCTGAGGCCTCACTCAAAGGCCATGAAGAAGGACGACGTCTCCGACGGGATGGCCTCCGCCTCCGGCATCCTCGACGAGGTGATTCCTGTCACCATGTCGCTCAAAAAGTTCCAGACCTTCGTGCCAGACACGTTCATTCGCTGCCACAACAGCTTCCTCGTTAATCTGAGCTGTGTCTTCAGGCTCTCGCGTGACACCATCACGCTCAGGGATGGGACCTGCATTCCCGTGAGCGAGCGCAAGAGGCAACACGTGCAGCAGCAGCTCTGTCGTTACGGGAGGGTCGTTGCCTAG
- a CDS encoding VWA domain-containing protein — protein MGDRRRARGFARALRATALLLCATTLCLLSLLRASVAYAAGSDLKGDLTNRYNVVIVTDESGSMSRTDPDNLRGAAIARFVALLAQEGNRVGAVAFGEGIPLQSDLRDLTSVQLRQEFVQRMDTVALENWTNIGEGLRAAVGMLDGQRDASIPSIILLLSDGNTDMPSDEARQASLQTKAQAIEAARGAGYKIYTVSLNANGEADSNELRQVASATGGEFREVTSASDLQGVYDLYYSLVFSAKADQGSDVVIPDSGIVSGAFDVASIGVEEANVLITGTPTDYSFTRPDGTSVTRDQLAGSTFSTEALTAVKVREPLAGTWRYTVRGVPKDHVRVDIVRNTDVSVRLESSASGSKLSAGDSVDFTATILESGRPVKPEVYGSFSGELVIEGAGGSKQALALTAGEGGFALTVPFPDRGSFAVHATASGEGYELSTQTLSLNVGNSAPVPGETIQATVNLWPFIDNTATIDLTPGATDTEDGELSYEVESSAFMPDEYKIDGSKLVLSGYSLPEGSFTVRATDSDGASCTFDVHVKTVNIGLITCVVILGAILLALVVAGVLLRILLNKRFYGTCYVRPMDNESSEYQKETSLEGSRGRIKLALFGVETYGIDPQAYFQASGKDYVTFVSKVPVYSGGHMQRKVRVGGNGYEVPIAVDEKGQKGVVVRFKSELSRSR, from the coding sequence ATGGGGGACAGGCGACGAGCCCGAGGCTTTGCCCGCGCACTTCGTGCGACGGCCCTGCTGCTCTGCGCGACGACGCTCTGTTTGCTGTCGCTCTTGCGCGCGAGCGTGGCCTACGCGGCAGGGTCGGATCTTAAAGGTGACCTTACGAATCGCTACAACGTGGTGATAGTGACCGACGAGAGCGGTTCCATGAGCCGGACCGATCCGGACAACCTGCGAGGCGCGGCGATCGCCCGCTTCGTGGCGCTGCTTGCCCAGGAGGGGAACCGGGTAGGTGCCGTCGCCTTTGGCGAGGGAATCCCCCTGCAGTCCGACCTCAGGGACCTGACGAGCGTCCAGTTGCGCCAGGAGTTCGTGCAGAGGATGGACACGGTCGCGCTCGAGAATTGGACGAACATAGGCGAGGGGCTTAGGGCTGCCGTCGGTATGCTCGACGGCCAGAGGGACGCTAGCATACCCTCGATCATCCTGCTCCTCTCTGACGGCAACACGGACATGCCCAGCGACGAGGCGCGCCAGGCCTCCCTCCAGACTAAGGCCCAGGCCATAGAGGCGGCGCGCGGCGCGGGCTACAAGATCTACACGGTCAGCCTCAACGCGAACGGTGAGGCCGACTCCAACGAGCTGAGGCAGGTCGCCTCGGCGACGGGTGGGGAGTTTCGCGAGGTCACCAGTGCCTCGGACCTCCAGGGTGTCTACGACCTGTACTACTCGCTCGTGTTCTCGGCCAAGGCCGACCAAGGCAGCGACGTCGTCATACCAGACTCCGGCATCGTCAGTGGCGCCTTCGACGTCGCGAGCATCGGCGTGGAGGAGGCAAACGTCCTCATAACGGGGACACCGACGGACTACTCGTTCACGAGGCCCGATGGCACGAGCGTCACGCGCGACCAGCTAGCTGGCTCGACGTTCTCGACGGAGGCGCTCACGGCGGTGAAGGTGAGAGAACCTTTGGCAGGTACCTGGCGCTACACCGTACGCGGGGTGCCCAAGGACCATGTTCGCGTCGATATCGTCCGCAACACCGATGTCTCCGTCCGGCTCGAGTCGAGCGCCAGCGGCAGCAAGCTCTCTGCTGGTGACAGCGTGGACTTCACGGCGACCATCCTCGAGTCCGGAAGACCCGTCAAGCCCGAGGTCTACGGGAGCTTCTCCGGTGAGCTTGTGATCGAGGGAGCAGGCGGCTCAAAGCAGGCACTGGCGCTCACGGCTGGCGAGGGCGGCTTTGCCCTGACGGTTCCCTTCCCAGATAGGGGCAGCTTTGCGGTGCATGCGACGGCCTCGGGCGAGGGCTATGAGCTTTCCACCCAGACGCTGAGCCTCAACGTGGGAAACAGCGCACCTGTGCCCGGCGAGACCATACAGGCGACCGTCAACCTCTGGCCCTTCATCGACAACACCGCGACCATAGACCTCACGCCTGGCGCGACCGACACGGAGGACGGCGAGCTCTCCTATGAGGTCGAGTCGAGCGCCTTCATGCCCGACGAGTACAAAATCGACGGCTCCAAGCTGGTCCTCAGCGGCTACAGCCTTCCCGAGGGGTCGTTCACAGTTCGCGCGACCGACTCGGACGGGGCGTCGTGCACGTTCGACGTGCACGTGAAGACCGTCAACATAGGCCTCATCACCTGTGTTGTCATCCTCGGGGCCATTCTGCTTGCCCTTGTGGTGGCGGGCGTCCTGCTGCGGATCCTCCTGAACAAGCGCTTCTACGGTACTTGCTACGTGCGCCCCATGGACAACGAGAGCTCCGAGTACCAGAAGGAGACGAGCCTGGAGGGGAGCCGCGGGCGCATCAAGCTCGCTTTGTTTGGGGTCGAGACCTATGGCATAGACCCGCAGGCGTACTTCCAGGCGTCGGGCAAGGACTACGTGACCTTTGTCTCTAAGGTACCGGTGTACAGCGGCGGGCACATGCAGAGGAAGGTGCGTGTAGGTGGCAACGGCTACGAAGTCCCGATCGCCGTGGACGAGAAGGGACAGAAGGGCGTGGTTGTTCGGTTTAAGAGTGAGCTGAGTCGTTCAAGGTGA